A genomic stretch from Enterobacter dykesii includes:
- a CDS encoding DUF2065 domain-containing protein, whose protein sequence is MNSTIWLALALVLVLEGLGPMLYPRAWRRMIATMSQLPDNILRRFGGGLVVAGIVIYYMLRKTIG, encoded by the coding sequence ATGAATTCAACGATCTGGCTCGCACTGGCCCTGGTCCTGGTGCTGGAAGGTCTTGGACCGATGCTTTATCCGCGCGCCTGGCGCCGAATGATCGCCACGATGAGCCAGCTGCCGGATAATATTTTACGTCGTTTTGGCGGCGGTCTTGTGGTTGCGGGCATCGTGATCTACTACATGTTGAGGAAAACGATTGGCTGA
- a CDS encoding adenylosuccinate synthase: MGNNVVVLGTQWGDEGKGKIVDLLTERAKYVVRYQGGHNAGHTLVINGEKTVLHLIPSGILRDNVTSIIGNGVVLSPAALMKEMKGLEDRGIPVRERLLLSEACPLILDYHVALDVAREKARGAKAIGTTGRGIGPAYEDKVARRGLRVGDLFDKATFAEKLKEVMEYHNFQLVNFYKADAVDYQKVLDDVMAIADILTGMVVDVSDLLDQARKRGDFVMFEGAQGTLLDIDHGTYPYVTSSNTTAGGVATGSGLGPRYVDYVLGIIKAYSTRVGAGPFPTELFDETGEFLCKQGNEFGATTGRRRRTGWLDAVAVRRAVQINSLSGFCLTKLDVLDGLKEVKICVGYRMPDGREVTTTPLAADDWEGIEPIYETMPGWSETTFGVKERSGLPQAALDYIKRIEELTEVPIDIISTGPDRTETMILRDPFDA, from the coding sequence ATGGGTAACAACGTCGTCGTACTGGGCACCCAATGGGGTGACGAAGGTAAAGGGAAGATTGTTGATCTTCTGACTGAACGGGCTAAATATGTTGTACGCTACCAGGGCGGTCACAACGCAGGCCATACTCTCGTAATCAACGGTGAAAAAACCGTCCTCCATCTTATTCCATCAGGCATTCTTCGTGATAACGTCACCAGCATCATCGGTAACGGCGTTGTGCTGTCTCCTGCTGCGCTGATGAAAGAGATGAAAGGTCTGGAAGACCGTGGTATCCCTGTTCGTGAGCGTCTGCTGCTCTCTGAAGCCTGCCCGCTGATCCTGGATTATCACGTGGCGCTGGACGTAGCGCGTGAGAAAGCGCGCGGCGCGAAAGCGATCGGCACCACCGGTCGTGGTATCGGCCCGGCTTACGAAGATAAAGTTGCACGTCGCGGTCTGCGCGTGGGCGACCTCTTCGACAAAGCAACCTTCGCTGAAAAACTGAAAGAAGTGATGGAATATCACAACTTCCAGCTGGTGAACTTCTACAAAGCTGACGCTGTTGACTACCAGAAAGTGCTGGATGACGTCATGGCGATCGCTGACATTCTGACCGGTATGGTTGTTGACGTGTCCGATCTGCTGGACCAGGCGCGCAAGCGTGGCGATTTCGTCATGTTCGAAGGTGCGCAGGGTACGCTGCTGGACATCGACCACGGTACCTATCCGTACGTAACGTCCTCTAACACCACTGCAGGTGGTGTGGCGACCGGCTCTGGCCTGGGTCCACGTTATGTGGATTACGTGCTGGGCATCATCAAAGCGTACTCCACTCGCGTGGGTGCGGGTCCATTCCCGACCGAACTGTTTGATGAAACCGGCGAGTTCCTGTGCAAGCAGGGTAACGAGTTTGGCGCGACCACCGGTCGTCGTCGTCGTACCGGCTGGCTGGATGCGGTTGCAGTGCGTCGTGCAGTGCAGATCAACTCCCTGTCTGGCTTCTGCCTGACCAAGCTGGACGTACTGGACGGCCTGAAAGAAGTGAAAATCTGCGTAGGCTACCGTATGCCAGATGGCCGCGAAGTGACCACCACTCCGCTGGCTGCTGACGACTGGGAAGGCATTGAGCCAATCTACGAAACCATGCCGGGCTGGTCTGAGACCACTTTCGGTGTGAAAGAGCGTAGCGGCCTGCCGCAGGCGGCGCTGGATTACATCAAGCGCATTGAAGAACTGACCGAAGTGCCGATCGATATTATTTCTACCGGCCCGGATCGTACTGAAACGATGATCCTGCGCGACCCGTTCGACGCATAA
- the nsrR gene encoding nitric oxide-sensing transcriptional repressor NsrR translates to MQLTSFTDYGLRALIYMASLPEGKMTSISEVTEVYGVSRNHMVKIINQLSRAGYVAAVRGKNGGIRLGKPAQSIRVGDVVRELEPLSLVNCSSEFCHITPACRLKKALSKAVQSFLMELDNYTLADLVEENQPLYKLLLVE, encoded by the coding sequence GTGCAGTTAACAAGTTTCACCGATTACGGCTTACGTGCGCTGATTTACATGGCGTCGTTACCCGAGGGGAAGATGACCAGTATCTCTGAAGTGACAGAGGTCTACGGCGTATCCCGTAATCATATGGTCAAAATAATCAATCAACTTAGTCGTGCCGGATACGTTGCTGCCGTCCGCGGGAAGAATGGTGGGATCCGTCTCGGTAAACCGGCACAGAGTATTCGTGTTGGCGATGTGGTACGTGAACTGGAGCCGCTGTCTCTGGTGAACTGCAGCAGCGAGTTCTGCCACATCACGCCCGCTTGCCGCCTGAAAAAGGCGCTTTCAAAGGCCGTGCAAAGTTTTCTCATGGAACTGGATAACTACACGCTGGCCGATTTGGTTGAAGAGAATCAACCGCTTTATAAATTATTGCTGGTGGAATGA
- the rnr gene encoding ribonuclease R produces MSHDPFQEREAEKYANPIPSREFIIEHLTKREKPANREEIAVELNIEGEEQIEALRRRLRAMERDGQLVFTRRQCYALPERLDLLKGTVIGHRDGFGFLRVEGRKDDLYLSSEQMKMCIHGDQILAQPLGADRKGRREARVVRVLVPKTSQIVGRYFTDAGVGFVVPDDSRLSFDILIPPEEVMGARMGFVVVVELTQRPTRRTKAVGKIVEVLGDNMGTTMAVDMALRTHEIPYIWPKAVEEQIESLREEVPEESKVGRVDLRSLPLVTIDGEDARDFDDAVYCEKKRGGGWRLWVAIADVSYYVRPHTPLDNEARSRGTSVYFPSQVVPMLPEVLSNGLCSLNPQVDRLCMVCEMTISTKGRLTGYKFYEAVMSSHARLTYTKVWHMLQGDQDLREQYAPLVKHIEELHNLYKTLDQAREERGGISFESEEAKFIFNAERRIERIEQTQRNDAHKLIEECMILANISAARFVEKAKEPALFRIHDKPTTEAITSFRSVLAELGLELPGGNKPEPRDYAELLESISDRPDAEMLQTMLLRSMKQAIYDPENRGHFGLALQSYAHFTSPIRRYPDLSLHRAIKYLLAQEQGHKGNTTETGGYHYSMEEMLQLGQHCSMAERRADEATRDVADWLKCDFMLDQVGNVFKGVIASVTGFGFFVRLDELFIDGLVHVSSLDNDYYRFDQVGQRLIGESGGQTYRLGDRVEVKVEAVNMDDRKIDFSLISSERAPRNVGKTERERAKKTGNGKPGGGKRRQAGKKVNFEPDSAFRGEKKQKPKAAKKEARSAKKPSAKTQKIAAATKAKRAAKKKQAE; encoded by the coding sequence ATGTCACATGATCCTTTCCAGGAACGCGAAGCCGAAAAATACGCGAATCCTATTCCCAGCCGCGAGTTCATCATTGAACACTTAACAAAACGCGAAAAACCCGCCAATCGTGAAGAAATTGCCGTTGAATTAAACATTGAAGGTGAAGAGCAAATTGAAGCCCTTCGCCGTCGCCTGCGCGCGATGGAGCGTGACGGGCAGCTGGTCTTTACCCGCCGCCAGTGCTACGCGCTGCCAGAACGCCTCGATCTGCTGAAAGGGACCGTCATTGGTCACCGCGATGGCTTCGGCTTCCTGCGCGTGGAAGGCCGTAAGGACGATCTGTATCTCTCATCTGAACAGATGAAAATGTGCATTCACGGCGACCAGATCCTGGCCCAGCCGCTGGGCGCGGACCGTAAAGGTCGCCGCGAAGCGCGCGTGGTACGCGTTCTGGTGCCAAAAACCAGCCAGATTGTTGGCCGCTACTTTACCGACGCGGGCGTGGGCTTCGTGGTGCCGGACGACAGCCGTCTGAGCTTCGATATTCTGATCCCACCTGAAGAGGTGATGGGCGCCCGCATGGGCTTTGTGGTGGTGGTGGAACTCACCCAGCGCCCAACCCGTCGCACTAAAGCGGTAGGTAAAATCGTCGAAGTACTTGGCGACAATATGGGCACTACCATGGCCGTTGATATGGCGCTGCGTACCCATGAAATTCCGTACATCTGGCCGAAAGCGGTTGAAGAGCAGATCGAAAGCCTGCGCGAAGAAGTTCCGGAAGAGTCCAAAGTGGGCCGCGTGGATCTGCGCTCCCTGCCGCTGGTCACTATCGACGGTGAAGACGCTCGCGACTTCGATGACGCCGTCTATTGCGAGAAAAAACGCGGCGGCGGCTGGCGCCTGTGGGTCGCTATTGCAGACGTAAGCTACTATGTTCGTCCGCACACCCCGCTGGATAACGAAGCCCGCAGCCGCGGTACGTCGGTCTACTTCCCGTCCCAGGTCGTGCCGATGCTGCCGGAAGTGCTGTCTAACGGCCTGTGCTCCCTGAACCCGCAGGTTGACCGCCTCTGTATGGTTTGCGAGATGACCATCTCCACCAAAGGGCGCTTAACCGGCTACAAGTTCTACGAAGCGGTGATGAGCTCGCACGCCCGTCTGACCTATACCAAGGTCTGGCATATGCTGCAGGGCGACCAGGATCTGCGCGAGCAGTACGCGCCGCTGGTCAAACATATCGAAGAGCTGCATAACCTCTACAAAACGCTGGATCAGGCGCGCGAAGAGCGCGGCGGGATCTCGTTTGAAAGTGAAGAAGCGAAATTCATTTTCAACGCCGAACGCCGCATTGAGCGTATCGAGCAGACCCAGCGTAACGATGCGCACAAGCTGATCGAAGAGTGTATGATTCTGGCGAACATCTCGGCGGCACGATTCGTAGAGAAAGCCAAAGAGCCTGCGCTGTTCCGTATTCACGATAAGCCGACCACGGAAGCCATTACGTCGTTCCGCTCCGTGCTGGCTGAACTGGGTCTGGAACTGCCCGGAGGCAACAAGCCAGAACCGCGCGATTACGCCGAGCTGCTTGAATCCATTAGCGACCGTCCTGACGCAGAAATGCTGCAGACGATGCTGCTGCGCTCTATGAAGCAGGCGATTTACGATCCGGAAAACCGCGGCCACTTCGGCCTGGCGCTGCAGTCTTACGCCCACTTTACGTCGCCGATCCGTCGTTATCCTGACCTCTCTCTGCACCGTGCGATCAAGTATCTGCTGGCGCAGGAGCAGGGCCATAAAGGGAACACCACCGAAACCGGCGGCTACCACTATTCGATGGAAGAGATGCTGCAGCTGGGTCAGCACTGCTCCATGGCCGAACGTCGTGCCGATGAAGCCACGCGCGACGTGGCGGACTGGCTGAAGTGTGACTTTATGCTCGATCAGGTCGGTAACGTTTTCAAAGGCGTGATTGCCAGCGTGACCGGCTTTGGTTTCTTCGTTCGTCTGGACGAGCTGTTCATCGACGGTCTGGTGCACGTCTCCAGCCTGGATAACGATTACTACCGCTTCGACCAGGTCGGCCAGCGCCTGATTGGCGAATCTGGCGGCCAGACCTACCGTCTGGGCGACCGTGTAGAAGTGAAGGTCGAAGCCGTGAATATGGACGACCGTAAGATCGACTTCAGCCTGATCTCCAGCGAGCGCGCCCCGCGTAACGTTGGTAAAACCGAGCGTGAAAGGGCGAAAAAAACCGGTAACGGTAAACCGGGCGGCGGTAAACGTCGTCAGGCGGGCAAGAAGGTAAACTTCGAGCCGGACAGCGCGTTCCGCGGCGAGAAGAAACAGAAGCCGAAGGCGGCGAAGAAAGAAGCCCGCTCAGCGAAAAAACCTTCCGCGAAAACGCAGAAAATCGCTGCCGCCACCAAAGCGAAGCGCGCGGCCAAGAAAAAGCAGGCGGAGTAA
- the rlmB gene encoding 23S rRNA (guanosine(2251)-2'-O)-methyltransferase RlmB, with protein MSEMIYGIHAVQALLERAPERFQEVFILKGREDKRLMPLIHALEAQGVVIQLANRQFLDEKSEGAVHQGIIARVKPGRQYQENDLPDLIAGLENPFFLILDGVTDPHNLGACLRSADAAGVHAVIVPKDRSAQLNATAKKVACGAAENVPLIRVTNLARTMRLLQEENVWIVGTAGEADHTLYQSKMTGRLALVMGAEGEGMRRLTREHCDELISIPMAGSVSSLNVSVATGICLFEAVRQRGA; from the coding sequence ATGAGTGAAATGATTTACGGCATCCACGCGGTGCAGGCCCTTCTCGAGCGCGCACCGGAGCGTTTTCAGGAAGTGTTTATTCTGAAAGGGCGTGAAGATAAGCGTCTGATGCCGCTGATCCACGCGCTGGAAGCGCAGGGCGTGGTGATCCAGCTGGCGAACCGCCAGTTCCTGGATGAGAAAAGCGAAGGTGCGGTTCACCAGGGGATCATTGCCCGCGTGAAGCCGGGTCGTCAGTATCAGGAAAACGATCTGCCGGATCTGATTGCCGGGCTGGAGAATCCGTTCTTCCTGATCCTCGACGGCGTTACCGATCCGCACAACCTCGGCGCGTGCCTGCGCAGTGCGGATGCAGCGGGCGTGCATGCGGTTATCGTGCCGAAAGATCGCTCCGCGCAGCTGAACGCGACGGCGAAGAAGGTGGCCTGCGGCGCGGCGGAAAACGTTCCGCTGATCCGCGTGACTAACCTGGCGCGTACCATGCGTCTGCTGCAGGAAGAGAACGTCTGGATCGTCGGTACCGCCGGTGAAGCGGATCATACTCTATACCAGAGCAAAATGACCGGCCGTCTGGCGCTGGTGATGGGCGCAGAGGGCGAAGGCATGCGTCGTCTCACCCGCGAGCACTGTGACGAGCTGATCAGCATCCCGATGGCGGGCAGCGTGTCGTCCCTGAACGTTTCCGTTGCGACGGGCATCTGCCTGTTTGAAGCGGTGCGTCAGCGGGGAGCATAA
- a CDS encoding MFS transporter has protein sequence MQPDAHKRALIAGSIGNFIEWYEFAVYGFLATVIAKNFFQLEGEAGLTSLILTYASFAIAFFFRPLGAVVFGRIGDRIGRKPTLIIVLVLMTLATAAIGVVPVYACIGIAAPLIITLLRILQGLFAGGEYGGAVSLMTEFAPRGKRGLYGAWQSFTVALGLLAGAGIVALLSALLTPEALHEWGWRIPFFLALPMGVVALWLRVSMEETPSFVQQQDKPAVAQADTAATLRAIVMGIGRVMVWSAAGYTYLVIMPTYLQSALHTGFNQALLIAVISNVGFALTIIPSGILSDRIGRRTVMILATALLLILALPLLKILQAESSTLAVKAGVVLIAGGLVGMLAGPGPAMLSEMFPTRVRYTGLGLAYSLSNAIFSGCAGLIITGLIKQTGNLDIPAYYVMATAVVSIFALMTLRKDDHLRSLEE, from the coding sequence ATGCAACCGGATGCGCACAAGCGAGCATTAATTGCAGGCTCCATTGGTAACTTTATCGAGTGGTATGAGTTTGCGGTCTACGGTTTTCTGGCGACCGTCATTGCGAAGAACTTCTTCCAGCTTGAAGGGGAAGCGGGGCTTACCAGCCTGATCCTCACCTACGCCTCATTCGCCATCGCCTTTTTCTTCCGTCCGCTGGGCGCGGTGGTGTTTGGCCGCATCGGCGACCGGATTGGCCGTAAGCCGACGCTCATCATTGTGCTGGTATTGATGACGCTCGCTACCGCCGCCATCGGCGTTGTGCCGGTCTATGCCTGCATCGGGATTGCCGCGCCGCTCATTATTACGCTGCTGCGCATCCTGCAGGGGCTGTTCGCGGGCGGCGAGTACGGCGGTGCGGTCTCGCTGATGACGGAATTCGCCCCGCGCGGCAAGCGTGGGCTCTATGGCGCGTGGCAGTCCTTTACCGTGGCGCTGGGGCTGTTAGCGGGCGCAGGCATCGTGGCGCTACTCTCCGCCCTCCTCACGCCTGAAGCCCTGCATGAGTGGGGCTGGCGTATTCCGTTCTTCCTGGCGCTGCCTATGGGCGTCGTTGCGCTGTGGCTTCGCGTCAGCATGGAGGAGACGCCCAGCTTTGTGCAGCAGCAGGACAAACCGGCTGTCGCTCAGGCGGATACTGCCGCCACGCTCCGGGCCATCGTAATGGGGATTGGCCGCGTGATGGTCTGGTCTGCGGCGGGGTATACCTACCTGGTGATTATGCCGACCTATCTTCAGTCGGCGCTGCACACCGGGTTCAACCAGGCGCTGTTGATAGCGGTGATTTCGAACGTTGGTTTTGCGCTGACCATCATTCCGTCGGGGATCCTGAGCGACCGGATCGGGCGCCGCACGGTGATGATTCTCGCCACCGCGCTGCTGCTGATCCTCGCCCTGCCGCTGCTGAAAATCCTGCAGGCGGAGTCGAGTACGCTGGCGGTGAAGGCTGGTGTGGTACTGATTGCGGGCGGTCTGGTGGGCATGCTGGCGGGGCCGGGCCCGGCGATGCTGTCTGAGATGTTCCCGACGCGCGTGCGCTATACGGGGCTGGGGCTGGCCTACTCGTTGTCGAACGCGATCTTCTCGGGATGCGCAGGGCTGATTATTACCGGGCTGATTAAGCAGACGGGGAACCTGGATATTCCGGCGTATTACGTGATGGCGACGGCGGTAGTAAGTATTTTCGCGCTGATGACGCTGAGGAAGGATGACCATTTGCGGTCGCTGGAAGAGTGA